In Acidimicrobiales bacterium, a genomic segment contains:
- a CDS encoding GNAT family N-acetyltransferase has protein sequence MAIDYEWRGAFGNDEVNALHAEAFETRLYDGSEWDWQEQVASHSLGWVVAREGATLVGFVNVPWDGLVHAWIQDTMVAGAARHRGVGVGLIALARDRAREAGCEWLHVDFDADLRSFYIDACGFTPASAGLISLQG, from the coding sequence ATGGCGATCGACTACGAGTGGCGTGGGGCGTTCGGGAACGACGAGGTGAACGCCCTCCACGCCGAGGCGTTCGAGACCCGGCTGTACGACGGGAGCGAGTGGGACTGGCAGGAGCAGGTGGCGAGCCACAGCCTCGGCTGGGTGGTCGCCCGGGAGGGGGCGACGCTGGTGGGCTTCGTCAACGTGCCGTGGGACGGGCTGGTCCACGCCTGGATCCAGGACACGATGGTGGCCGGGGCGGCCCGCCACCGGGGCGTCGGCGTCGGGCTGATCGCCCTGGCCCGCGACCGCGCCCGGGAGGCCGGCTGCGAGTGGCTCCACGTCGACTTCGACGCCGACCTGCGGTCCTTCTACATCGACGCCTGCGGCTTCACCCCCGCCAGCGCCGGGTTGATCTCGTTGCAGGGTTGA
- a CDS encoding MarR family transcriptional regulator has translation MADDKVRWLDEREQRDWRAVVSMQNRLFAQLARELAAASDLSSQDYAVLVELTDRPDGRLRLYELARNLGWERSRMSHHTSRMATRGLLTKETCDTDRRGAVIVVSPKGRAAIEAAAPCHVASVRRLVVDLLTPRQLDAVGAAARTVLAGLDAEEQE, from the coding sequence ATGGCCGACGACAAGGTGCGCTGGCTGGACGAGCGTGAGCAGCGGGACTGGCGCGCGGTCGTGTCGATGCAGAACCGCCTGTTCGCCCAGCTCGCCCGCGAGCTCGCCGCCGCGTCGGACCTCTCCAGCCAGGACTACGCCGTGCTCGTGGAGCTCACCGACCGGCCCGACGGCCGCCTCCGCCTCTACGAGCTGGCCCGGAACCTGGGCTGGGAGCGCAGCCGGATGTCGCACCACACCAGCCGCATGGCCACCCGGGGCCTGCTCACCAAGGAGACCTGCGACACGGACCGCCGCGGCGCCGTGATCGTGGTCAGCCCCAAGGGCCGCGCCGCGATCGAGGCCGCCGCGCCCTGCCACGTCGCCTCGGTCCGCCGCCTGGTCGTCGACCTGCTCACCCCTCGCCAGCTCGACGCCGTCGGCGCCGCCGCCCGCACCGTCCTCGCCGGCCTCGACGCCGAGGAACAGGAGTAG
- a CDS encoding YceI family protein has protein sequence MTETSIHPALTGKYTLDPAHSRIGFVARHAMVTKVRGAFNEVEGSGFFDADDPTKSHVELTIKAHSIDTRNADRDAHLRSNDFFDMDNHPEIRFTSTSVEALDGDTFRVTGDLTIKGVNKPVGVDLEYTGEATDPFGNQRIGLEGQTTVNRKDWGVTWNAALETGGVLVSEKVTLEFEISAIKSVDS, from the coding sequence ATGACCGAGACCAGCATCCACCCCGCCCTGACCGGCAAGTACACGCTCGACCCGGCGCACTCCCGCATCGGCTTCGTCGCCCGTCACGCCATGGTCACCAAGGTGCGCGGCGCGTTCAACGAGGTGGAAGGGTCCGGCTTCTTCGACGCCGACGACCCGACCAAGTCGCACGTGGAGCTGACCATCAAGGCCCACAGCATCGACACCCGCAACGCCGACCGCGACGCTCACCTGCGCAGCAACGACTTCTTCGACATGGACAACCACCCGGAGATCCGGTTCACGTCCACGTCGGTGGAAGCCCTCGACGGCGACACCTTCCGCGTCACCGGCGACCTGACCATCAAGGGCGTCAACAAGCCCGTCGGCGTCGACCTGGAGTACACCGGTGAGGCCACCGACCCGTTCGGGAACCAGCGCATCGGGCTCGAGGGCCAGACCACCGTGAACCGCAAGGACTGGGGCGTCACCTGGAACGCCGCCCTCGAGACCGGCGGCGTCCTCGTGAGCGAGAAGGTCACGCTCGAGTTCGAGATCTCGGCCATCAAGTCGGTCGACAGCTGA